GGATTCAAATGCCCTGACAGAAAAGGCGTGGCCGATTTCTTGCAAGAAGTATGTTTTATAAGAAACAAGAATATTAAAGTTTTCGAAACATTGATGCAGTGTTCAGTTCTAAGTTCTAACGTGGAATGTTTCGAACTTCTTGCAGGTGACATCTAAGAAGGATCAACAGCAGTATTGGGTAAGGAGGGATGAGCCTTACAGATTTATCACATCGAAAGAATTTGCTGAGGCGTATCAGTCTTTCCATGTTGGGACAAAAGTAAGCAATGAGCTTTCAACTGCATTTGACAAGAGCAAAAGCCACCCTGCTGCTTTGACTACTGAAAAGTACGGTATCGGAAAGAAACAGCTTTTGAAGGTTTGCACAGAAAGAGAATTCCTGCTAATGCAGCGGAACTCGTTTGTTTACATCTTCAAATTCTTTCAGGTGAACTACTTGGTCTATTCGTTATATCGATTTATGTCATAGCCTTGTCATATCCATGTGAAAATCGCTAATCGTCTCTTTGTTTATCCTCAGCTCATGGTCATTGCACTTATGACAATGACCATATTTTTTCGAACTGAGATGCCTCGGGATACTGCAACAGATGGAGGAATATATACTGGTGCTCTCTTTTTTACGGTTATTATGCTTATGTTTAATGGTTTGTCGGAGCTCCCTTTGACACTCTACAAGCTTCCGGTCTTCTACAAACAAAGGGACTTTCTCTTCTATCCTTCATGGGCTTATGCAATTCCTTCATGGATCCTAAAAATCCCTGTAACTTTTCTTGAAGTTGGGATGTGGACGGTCCTCACATATTATGTCATTGGATTCGATCCTAATGTTGGAAGGTATGTGAAGAAAGACTATATGGTGTAATCGTTGTCATAACATCACAAACATATATTGATCTGCTTTTGTTTCCGCAgatttttcaaacaatttttgCTACTCGTACTAGTAAACCAGATGGCATCAGGATTGTTCCGATTTATCGCAGCAGTTGGAAGGACCATGGGAGTTGCTAGTACATTTGGAGCATGTGCTCTTCTTTTACAATTTGCATTGGGTGGTTTCGCCCTTGCACGAAGTAAGTTTCGTGCTTTAAGTATTTATGGTAGCTCTTGTGTCGTTCATATGCTTACTTTTCTCTTATCTCCGAATGGTGTAGCTGATGTGAAGGACTGGTGGATTTGGGGATACTGGACGTCACCACTCATGTACTCGGTGAATGCAATTCTTGTGAATGAATTTGATGGAGAAAAGTGGAAACATGTAAGTTTGTGTACATAACGCAGCCTGTAATGTTTTTTATTGTTAACCTATGAATCCTGAAAGAACTCACACTGAAACAGACTGCCCCAAATGGAACTGAGCCACTTGGACCTTCGGTGGTGAAATCTCGAGGATTCTTTCCCGATGCATATTGGTACTGGATAGGTATAGGGGCACTTGCTGGATTCATGATTCTGTTTAACATCGCCTACAGTCTTGCTCTCGCTTATCTTAACCGTGAGTATCTTGAGTTTCTTCATCGATATatccataaataaaaatatgatatgtacTAACATGGAATGAGTATCTGCAGCATTTGGAAAGCCACAAGCTACGATTTCAGAAGAGGGTGAGAACAACGAAAGTAGTGGATCATCGTCCCAGATAACTAGCACAACAGAAGGAGATTCTGTCGGTGAGAATCAGAATAAGAAGAAGGGCATGGTTCTTCCATTTGAACCCCATTCCATCACCTTTGATGAAGTTGTATACTCCGTTGACATGCCTCCGGTAAGTAATGAAAAATTACTAGTATCATAAACGGATGCTTTAACTTTCCTTAAAACGAAATGTGACTCGATTTTTTGACAACTTGCAGGAAATGAGAGAGCAGGGTAGCAGTGATAGATTGGTACTTTTGAAGGGTGTTAGTGGAGCTTTCAGGCCAGGTGTTCTCACAGCTTTGATGGGAGTTAGTGGGGCCGGTAAAACAACGTTGATGGATGTCTTGGCTGGAAGGAAAACCGGAGGTTACATTGACGGGAGCATCAAGATATCTGGATATCCCAAGAAGCAAGAAACGTTTGCACGTATTTCTGGATACTGTGAACAGAATGACATCCATTCACCTTATGTTACAGTTTACGAGTCCTTGGTTTACTCAGCTTGGCTGCGTTTACCTCAAGACGTCGATGAACACAAAAGAATGGTAAGTTCCCCTTATATCATTCTGTTTCCTTCCCTAATGAGAATTTATCGTACTGGTCATCTTATACGGGTTATCCCATTTCAGATGTTTGTTGAGGAAGTTATGGATCTTGTCGAGCTTACACCACTAAGATCAGCCTTAGTCGGGTTGCCAGGAGTCAATGGTCTGTCAACTGAGCAACGTAAAAGGTTGACGATTGCTGTTGAACTAGTAGCAAACCCCTCGATCATTTTCATGGACGAACCAACTTCAGGGTTAGATGCAAGAGCTGCTGCAATTGTGATGAGAGCTGTTAGGAACACTGTCGATACAGGAAGAACCGTTGTTTGTACCATTCACCAGCCTAGCATTGACATTTTCGAGGCTTTTGATGAGGTAAAATGTAACACCTTTTCCGTCTAATTCTAATTCGTCGTATGCCTTCTCTTTAGATATCAAGACACTAATACAAACATGTCATTACAGTTGTTTCTTATGAAACGAGGAGGACAAGAGATATACGTTGGTCCATTAGGTCGCGAATCATGCCATTTGATTAAATATTTCGAGGTAAGTTAGTTTTCTTTCGAAATTGAAAAAGTATGTTCCTTTTACTGATTTTAGATAATCAAGTACTGATCGAGCTTATTTTCACCGTGAATTCAGTCCATGCCCGGTGTTGGCAAAATAGAGGAAGGTTACAATCCAGCAACTTGGATGTTAGAAGTCACATCTTCATCTCAAGAAATGTCATTAGGGGTCGATTTCACCGAATTATACAAGAACTCAGACCTCTGCAGGAGGAACAAAGCCTTGATTACGGAACTAAGTGTGCCACGACCAGGCACAAGTGACCTGCATTTTGAAAACCAATTCTCACAGCCATTTTGGGTCCAATGTATGGCTTGCTTATGGAAGCAACACTGGTCCTATTGGCGTAATCCGGCTTACACTGCAGTCAGATTTCTCTTCACTACGTTCATAGCACTCATATTCGGGTCAATGTTCTGGGATATTGGGACCAAAGTGTAAGTACTATAACAcgaaaaaatgaaataagaagACAAACTTCCAACTTTTAACTTAAACAAATGCTAAGAAAGtctcattttgttttttttgtttgtttcgaTTACAGGAGTAGGCCTCAAGATCTAACCAACGCGATGGGATCTATGTACGCTGCTGTTCTCTTCCTCGGTGTACAAAATGCATCATCAGTTCAGCCTGTTGTATCGGTTGAACGTACTGTATTCTACAGAGAAAAAGCTGCCGGGATGTACTCTGCCATACCATATGCCTTTGCACAAGTAAGTAGCTAGACGAACAATGACAATTTTTCGTATTAAAACTTCAAACCATTCACATTATTTACGAAAACTTCAATGTTTTTTCGTGCAGGTTTTTATTGAAATTCCTTATGTATTTGTACAAGCTGTTGTCTATGGTCTCATTGTCTATTCTATGATTGGATTCGAATGGACCGTAGCAAAATTCTTTTGGTACTTTTTCTTCATGTTCTTCACTTTCCTATACTTCACCTTCTTTGGCATGATGACTGTGGCTATTACCCCGAATCAAAACGTTGCTTCAATTGTCGCTGGATTCTTCTATACAGTATGGAATCTCTTCTCAGGATTCATCGTTCCACGACCTGTAAGTTCATCTATAACATATACACATAGTTGAGTTTTTGTCATTTTCGtttacaataaataaaattgatcatTTTCCCCTGACTAAAAAAACAGCGTATTCCCATATGGTGGAGATGGTACTACTGGGCGTGCCCTGTTGCCTGGACGTTGTATGGTTTGATTGCATCGCAATTTGCAGACCTTCAAGACATCGTCAATGGCCAAACTGTGGAAGAATACTTGAGAAATGACTACGGAATTAAGCATGATTTTCTCGGTGTTGTTGCAGGCGTGATCGTTGCATTTGCTGTTGTTTTCGCCTTCACATTTGCTTTGGGAATCAAGGCATTCAATTTTCAGAGAAGATAGAAAAGTGTGTTTATATAGTTTGTGTTGAATAAGGTTTTATGAACTTTTTAGATTACTGAATCTTTATCTTATTAATCTTTCTGAAT
The nucleotide sequence above comes from Solanum pennellii chromosome 9, SPENNV200. Encoded proteins:
- the LOC107029669 gene encoding pleiotropic drug resistance protein 1, coding for MEPLDLSNLRGRSIRGSMRENSNSIWRNNGVEVFSRSNRDEDDEEALKWAALEKLPTYDRLRKGILFGSQGVTAQVDVDDLGVSQRKNLLERLVKVADEDNEKFLLKLKNRIDRVGIDFPSIEVRFEHLNIEADAYVGSRALPTFTNFISNFIESLLDSIHIIPSKKRSVTILKNVSGYVKPCRMTLLLGPPGSGKTTLLLALAGKLDSDLRVTGKVTYNGHELHEFVPQRTAAYISQHDLHIGEMTVRETLEFSARCQGVGSRYEMLAELSRREKAANIKPDVDIDMFMKAISTEGQESKVITDYILKILGLDICADTMVGDQMIRGISGGQKKRVTTGEMIVGPSKALFMDEISTGLDSSTTYSIVNSLKQSVQILKGTALISLLQPAPETYNLFDDIILLSDGYIVYQGPREDVLEFFESMGFKCPDRKGVADFLQEVTSKKDQQQYWVRRDEPYRFITSKEFAEAYQSFHVGTKVSNELSTAFDKSKSHPAALTTEKYGIGKKQLLKVCTEREFLLMQRNSFVYIFKFFQLMVIALMTMTIFFRTEMPRDTATDGGIYTGALFFTVIMLMFNGLSELPLTLYKLPVFYKQRDFLFYPSWAYAIPSWILKIPVTFLEVGMWTVLTYYVIGFDPNVGRFFKQFLLLVLVNQMASGLFRFIAAVGRTMGVASTFGACALLLQFALGGFALARTDVKDWWIWGYWTSPLMYSVNAILVNEFDGEKWKHTAPNGTEPLGPSVVKSRGFFPDAYWYWIGIGALAGFMILFNIAYSLALAYLNPFGKPQATISEEGENNESSGSSSQITSTTEGDSVGENQNKKKGMVLPFEPHSITFDEVVYSVDMPPEMREQGSSDRLVLLKGVSGAFRPGVLTALMGVSGAGKTTLMDVLAGRKTGGYIDGSIKISGYPKKQETFARISGYCEQNDIHSPYVTVYESLVYSAWLRLPQDVDEHKRMMFVEEVMDLVELTPLRSALVGLPGVNGLSTEQRKRLTIAVELVANPSIIFMDEPTSGLDARAAAIVMRAVRNTVDTGRTVVCTIHQPSIDIFEAFDELFLMKRGGQEIYVGPLGRESCHLIKYFESMPGVGKIEEGYNPATWMLEVTSSSQEMSLGVDFTELYKNSDLCRRNKALITELSVPRPGTSDLHFENQFSQPFWVQCMACLWKQHWSYWRNPAYTAVRFLFTTFIALIFGSMFWDIGTKVSRPQDLTNAMGSMYAAVLFLGVQNASSVQPVVSVERTVFYREKAAGMYSAIPYAFAQVFIEIPYVFVQAVVYGLIVYSMIGFEWTVAKFFWYFFFMFFTFLYFTFFGMMTVAITPNQNVASIVAGFFYTVWNLFSGFIVPRPRIPIWWRWYYWACPVAWTLYGLIASQFADLQDIVNGQTVEEYLRNDYGIKHDFLGVVAGVIVAFAVVFAFTFALGIKAFNFQRR